One region of Hugenholtzia roseola DSM 9546 genomic DNA includes:
- a CDS encoding DUF7151 family protein yields the protein MKKIIYSAALLLGLLAFKNNAFAQGVAINNDNSTADGSAILDVKATDKGMLVPRMTQAQRDLIATPAIGLLIFQTDATAGFYYFNGTVWVFINAAGVAGPAGAAGANGTNGLNSLSLTTAEPAGANCTNGGVRIDFGLDANNNGTLEAGEINAALTRYVCNGAAGATGAMGSAGPMGATGAAGANGTNGLNSLSLTTAEPAGANCANGGVRIQFGLDANNNGTLEAGEINAALTRYVCNGANGAAGAAGPVGATGAAGPAGPMGATGAMGPAGPMGATGAMGPAGPMGATGAAGANGTNGLNSLSLTTAEPAGANCANGGVRIQFGLDANNNGTLEAGEINAALTRYVCNGANGAAGAAGPVGATGAAGPAGVGVPAGGTAGQVLTKIDGTDYNTQWATPSGGGSTPTLQLRVPQTGGISYTVAGFETVAWGTPTTNVSSQFNTTTETFTVATTGLYYINAYFAASSLPKGHNLFLEVNGTSISRGTATNITEPLITGNVHVTTFLTAGDVVRIRVRHNNTSANTSDASGFFEVIKLN from the coding sequence CCGCAGCCTTACTCTTAGGCTTGCTCGCTTTCAAAAACAACGCTTTCGCACAAGGCGTAGCCATCAATAACGACAACTCTACCGCTGATGGCTCGGCTATTTTAGACGTAAAAGCAACCGATAAGGGCATGCTTGTGCCGCGTATGACACAAGCGCAACGCGACCTTATTGCCACACCCGCCATAGGTTTGCTCATTTTCCAAACAGACGCAACGGCAGGGTTTTACTATTTCAATGGTACAGTTTGGGTGTTCATAAACGCAGCAGGCGTAGCCGGTCCCGCAGGCGCAGCAGGAGCAAATGGTACGAATGGCTTAAATTCTCTTTCCCTGACCACTGCCGAACCCGCAGGCGCAAACTGTACAAATGGTGGCGTAAGAATTGATTTTGGCTTAGATGCCAACAACAACGGAACACTTGAAGCAGGCGAAATCAATGCAGCACTTACGCGATACGTCTGTAACGGTGCAGCAGGGGCGACAGGCGCAATGGGATCAGCAGGACCCATGGGAGCGACAGGAGCAGCAGGCGCAAATGGTACGAATGGCTTAAATTCTCTTTCCCTGACCACTGCCGAACCCGCAGGCGCAAACTGTGCCAATGGTGGCGTAAGAATCCAATTTGGCTTAGATGCCAACAACAACGGAACACTTGAAGCAGGCGAAATCAATGCGGCACTTACGCGATACGTATGCAATGGTGCAAACGGCGCAGCAGGCGCAGCGGGACCTGTGGGAGCGACAGGAGCAGCAGGACCAGCAGGACCCATGGGAGCGACAGGCGCAATGGGACCAGCAGGACCCATGGGAGCGACAGGAGCAATGGGACCAGCAGGACCCATGGGAGCGACAGGAGCAGCAGGCGCAAATGGTACGAATGGCTTAAATTCTCTTTCCCTGACCACTGCCGAACCCGCAGGCGCAAACTGTGCCAATGGTGGCGTAAGAATCCAATTTGGCTTAGATGCCAACAACAACGGAACACTTGAAGCAGGCGAAATCAATGCGGCACTTACACGATACGTATGCAATGGTGCAAACGGCGCAGCAGGCGCAGCGGGACCTGTGGGTGCGACAGGAGCAGCAGGACCAGCAGGCGTAGGTGTACCCGCAGGAGGAACAGCAGGGCAAGTGTTAACGAAAATCGATGGCACAGACTATAATACACAATGGGCTACTCCAAGTGGCGGCGGCAGCACACCTACCTTGCAATTGAGAGTACCCCAAACGGGAGGCATAAGTTACACTGTCGCAGGCTTTGAAACAGTGGCTTGGGGAACGCCTACAACGAATGTGTCAAGTCAGTTTAATACAACCACAGAAACTTTTACGGTAGCTACTACGGGTCTTTATTACATCAACGCATATTTTGCAGCATCTTCCTTACCTAAAGGTCATAACCTATTTTTAGAGGTGAATGGCACTTCTATTTCTCGTGGTACAGCGACAAATATTACCGAACCACTTATAACTGGTAATGTTCATGTAACCACCTTTTTAACCGCTGGTGATGTTGTGCGAATAAGAGTTCGTCATAATAATACAAGTGCAAATACTTCTGATGCCTCAGGTTTTTTTGAGGTCATTAAACTCAACTAA
- a CDS encoding phage tail protein, with protein MLEAFIGSIVLFAGNFAPRGWALCEGQILPIAQNTALFSILGTTYGGNGQTTFALPDLRGRVPLSQGQGPGLPNIQLGEMGGQATVTLITPQIPAHTHTLQAANGAATTSTPQNGLLATWNGTEDSEGTNVTGHSFVTGATPTTTLAPTSIGSAGGSQPHNNMQPYLGLNYIICLEGIYPSRG; from the coding sequence ATGTTAGAAGCATTCATCGGTTCAATTGTTTTATTCGCAGGGAATTTTGCTCCCCGCGGCTGGGCTTTGTGCGAAGGGCAAATATTGCCAATAGCTCAAAACACTGCCTTGTTCTCTATTTTGGGAACTACTTATGGTGGGAATGGTCAGACTACTTTTGCTCTGCCCGACTTGCGTGGACGTGTGCCTCTTAGTCAAGGTCAAGGTCCTGGATTACCAAACATTCAATTAGGAGAAATGGGTGGACAAGCAACTGTTACGCTCATAACACCCCAAATACCTGCTCACACTCATACATTACAGGCTGCGAATGGAGCTGCAACGACAAGTACGCCTCAAAATGGCTTACTTGCTACTTGGAATGGTACAGAAGATTCGGAAGGAACAAATGTAACAGGACATTCTTTTGTTACAGGAGCAACGCCAACAACAACTCTTGCCCCTACCTCAATTGGTTCGGCTGGTGGTTCACAACCACACAATAATATGCAGCCTTACTTAGGTTTGAATTACATCATTTGTTTGGAAGGTATTTACCCTTCAAGAGGTTAG